One Coprobacter fastidiosus genomic window, CGATGCTAAACGGGTACTGTTCAACCTTTATTTCAGCCCTGAAGACCAAGATCAGGTAAAAATGGAAGAGATGAACGAAGTAAACGAGTTCATGTCTAAATTTAACGATGATGTCGAAGTCATCTGGGGTGCGGCATTCGACAATTCACTCAAGGATACGATGAAAATTACGATTCTGGCAACAGGATTCGGATCAAGTGCATTACCCGGCCGACCGCAATACGCAGAGATAGAAAATCCTTGGGAGATTCCTTCGGATGAACATCCGGAAGAAAAAAACGAACAGATACCGAATAATAAAGAAAATATTATAGAGCAAATCTACGGGCAAAAGGCTGCCGATGAGATGAAACGTACCAAAGCTCGGGCTTCATTCGCCATCTTGTCGATAGACCAAATGGATAACGACACGATACTGGAAATGATCGATAAATCCCCGACTTACAACAGAACCCCGCAATTCAAATCCCAGCTGGAAAAAGCAATGGAAAATAAAGCCGAAGAGCAGGAAAGCGTAATTTCGGTACAAACTTCCGAAAAGGATAATAACCCGAACGGGAGAATATTATTTTAAAATAAATTGAACTTAAATACTACAAACAAATGAGCCTATTTGATCAAATCAGCAGCGATATAAAAGCTGCTATGCTGGCAAGAGACAAACAGAGACTGGAAGCTCTGCGTGGTGTAAAAAAAGAATTTCTGGAAGCTAAAACGGCAAAAGGATCGGACGGAGATCTGCCCGATGAAACAGCAATGAAGATTTTAGTAAAAATGGTAAAACAGCGCAAGGACAGTGCACAAATATATATCGAGCAAAACCGTCCGGAATTAGCGGAAGGTGAATTAGCAGAAGCTAAAATCATAGAAGAGTATTTGCCGCAACAAATGACAGAAGAGGAACTGAAAACAGCATTAAAAGCCATCATAGCCGAAACCGGTGCTACTTCGGCAAAAGATATGGGCAAAGTCATGGGTATAGCAACCAAACAATTGGCAGGGAAAGCCGAAGGAAAAGCTATCTCGGCAAAAGTAAAAGAATTACTTGCCTAATCTATTCACGAACAAAACATTATGTTATATGTTAACACTTGCTGCTATTAAAGAAAATCCCGAAGAAATCATTCGGAAATTAGCAAAAAAACATTTCGACGCAAAAGACGCGATCGAAAAAGTGCTGGATCTGGACAAAACAAGACGGACGTCTCAAGCAGAATTGGATACTCGTCTGTCTGAATTGAAAACTCTTTCCGCCCAAGTAGGCCAGCTAATGAAAGAAGGGAAAAAAGCCGAAGCCGAAACGGTTAAAAATAAAGTTTCCGAACTAAAAGAACACAATAAAACGCTCGAAGCAAATATGAAAAATGCTGAAGCGGAAATTACGGAAATTTTGTTATCCGTACCCAATACTCCATGTGACATGGTTCCAGAAGGAAAGAGTGCTGAAGATAACGTTGTCGTACGAGAAGGCGGTCCTATGCCCGATTTGGGAGAAGACGCTCTCCCCCATTGGGAATTGGCAAAAAAATATGACTTGATCGATTTTGAATTAGGTGTAAAGATTACAGGAGCAGGTTTCCCGGTTTATAAAGGTAAAGGAGCACGTCTGCAACGGGCTCTGATCAGTTTCTTTCTGGATAATGCTCGGGAAGCCGGATATTTAGAAATACAACCGCCTTATGTCGTTAATGCGGCATCGGGATACGGGACAGGGCAATTACCCGACAAAGAGGGACAAATGTACCATTGTAACGAAGACGACTTATATTTGATTCCGACAGCAGAAGTCCCGGTTACCAATCTTTATCGAGATGTAATTTTCAACGAAGAAGATTTGCCGATAAAAAATACGGCATACTCTGCTTGCTTCCGCCGTGAAGCCGGCTCATACGGGAAAGACGTAAGAGGGTTGAACCGTCTGCACCAATTCGACAAAGTCGAAATCGTACAGATACAACATCCCGACCACTCTTATGAAGCTTTAGACGAAATGATCGCTCATGTTCAAAGCCTGGTCGAAAAGCTGGAATTACCTTGGCATATCCTGCGTCTCTGCGGAGGAGATATGAGTTTTACTTCTGCCATTACTTATGACTTCGAAGTATTCTCTGCAGCCCAAAAACGATGGTTAGAGGTAAGTTCTGTTTCTAATTTTGAAAGCTATCAGGCAAACCGTCTGAAGTGCCGTTTCCGTACCAATGATAAGAAAACCCGATTGGTGCATACTCTTAACGGCAGTGCTTTGGCTTTACCTCGTATCGTAGCAGCTTTGCTCGAAAATAACCAAACTCCGGAAGGAATCCGCATTCCCAAAGCATTAGTTCCTTATACGGGCTTTGATATTATCGACTAAAAAATCAACACTCCTATCGAAAGGAGAAATCGAAAATATTTTCAAAACTGAAAATCAACAATCACAAAAGAGCCATATCAAACTCTATTTTTGAGTAAGGATATGGCTCTTTTCATTACAAAATTTCAGAGTCTTTTTACACTTCCCAATAAGAGCATTTTATCAGATTATCTTTTCGTTTTCTTTTGGACAGCTTTCCCGTTTTCACTCTCAGAAAAACATCCTTGAAAAAAGCTCTCAAACCCGATACGATCAAAATTAAACACTCTCTTAGTTATTCTTTCAAAAGAAATTCATCGATAATTTTCTTGAATTCTTCTTTCCCGATAGCTCCTTGTATCATCTGCGGTTGTCCGTTCATCGGGATAAATAACAGCGAAGGAATAGAACGAATGCCAAAATCAGCAGCCAACTCCTGCTCTTGATCTGTATCGATTTTATAAATATAAATCTGATCTTTATATTCCTTTGCCAAATCATCTAAAATCGGAGCAACAGCTTTACACGGACCGCACCAAGTGGCATAAAAATCTATGATTGCCGGCTTATCTCCACGATATACCCATGTGTCCGGATTCTTTTCATAATCCGCCACCTTATCCAAAAACTGTACTTTATTCAGGTGAACCGGAACATTTTCCGGCTCACTACTTAAAACGGATTGTGTCTCATCCGAAATATTCTCTTTTTCCGGCTTACTTTGTCCATTACAGGCCACAAATAAAGGAAACAGTAAAAATGCGAATACAAAATTTTTCATAACCAACCTTGTCTTATAATTACCTTCTGTTACAATTTTTTTCAAATATCGGCTGCAAAATATCCGGTACAGGAACACTTCCGCAAACCATTCCCTGCAAACATTCCCGACCTTTTACCGTCAAATGAAAATACATCTGACGCTTATCCCGTTCTCCTAAAACACGTTCTATCA contains:
- a CDS encoding GatB/YqeY domain-containing protein, yielding MSLFDQISSDIKAAMLARDKQRLEALRGVKKEFLEAKTAKGSDGDLPDETAMKILVKMVKQRKDSAQIYIEQNRPELAEGELAEAKIIEEYLPQQMTEEELKTALKAIIAETGATSAKDMGKVMGIATKQLAGKAEGKAISAKVKELLA
- the serS gene encoding serine--tRNA ligase — encoded protein: MLTLAAIKENPEEIIRKLAKKHFDAKDAIEKVLDLDKTRRTSQAELDTRLSELKTLSAQVGQLMKEGKKAEAETVKNKVSELKEHNKTLEANMKNAEAEITEILLSVPNTPCDMVPEGKSAEDNVVVREGGPMPDLGEDALPHWELAKKYDLIDFELGVKITGAGFPVYKGKGARLQRALISFFLDNAREAGYLEIQPPYVVNAASGYGTGQLPDKEGQMYHCNEDDLYLIPTAEVPVTNLYRDVIFNEEDLPIKNTAYSACFRREAGSYGKDVRGLNRLHQFDKVEIVQIQHPDHSYEALDEMIAHVQSLVEKLELPWHILRLCGGDMSFTSAITYDFEVFSAAQKRWLEVSSVSNFESYQANRLKCRFRTNDKKTRLVHTLNGSALALPRIVAALLENNQTPEGIRIPKALVPYTGFDIID
- the trxA gene encoding thioredoxin produces the protein MKNFVFAFLLFPLFVACNGQSKPEKENISDETQSVLSSEPENVPVHLNKVQFLDKVADYEKNPDTWVYRGDKPAIIDFYATWCGPCKAVAPILDDLAKEYKDQIYIYKIDTDQEQELAADFGIRSIPSLLFIPMNGQPQMIQGAIGKEEFKKIIDEFLLKE